A single Pseudodesulfovibrio aespoeensis Aspo-2 DNA region contains:
- a CDS encoding histone deacetylase family protein, whose translation MFKIRPVYDVRLPADQVAVTRVQAIMHERFPLLDATEIAQLPDLIANPFLKRYRSILFVAENGKAEVRGFALLCHFPDLDFCYLDFISVSLRHGGGGIGSALYERIREEALALGDTVLFFECLPDDPALCPQPDILKENKARLAFYERYGARPITGTAYETPLTPGGDCPPYLVVDPLGRRLKLTRARIRAIVRAILTRKYGDICPAEYTDMVVASFTTGDLALRPPRYAASETTAPATTMSRDRRIALVVNDRHDIHHVRERGYVEAPVRIAKIYKELERSGLFDELAVHHFPESVITAVHDKGYVDYFRRVCAGLPANKSIYPYVFPIRNAARPPRELPVRAGYYCMDTFTPLNGNAWKAAKRAVDCGLTAAQALTDGRRLAYALVRPPGHHAERKAFGGFCYFNTGAVAAHWLSRLGRVAVLDIDYHHGNGTQNIFYKRDDVLTLSIHGHPRFAYPYFSGFTEETGKDQGLGYNRNFPLLERVDGEKYRNTLIRALALVRDFDPTFLVVSLGLDPAKGDPTGTWSLTARDFAANGQLIGRLGLRTLVVQEGGYLIRSLGINARSFFQGLHTGMARDAAKAAQR comes from the coding sequence ATGTTCAAGATTCGCCCGGTCTACGATGTCCGCCTGCCTGCGGATCAGGTCGCCGTGACCAGGGTGCAGGCCATCATGCACGAGCGGTTCCCCCTGCTCGACGCGACCGAGATAGCGCAGTTGCCCGACCTGATCGCCAACCCGTTTCTCAAGCGCTACCGCTCCATCCTCTTCGTGGCCGAGAACGGCAAGGCCGAGGTGCGCGGGTTTGCCCTGCTCTGCCATTTTCCGGACCTCGACTTCTGCTACCTCGACTTCATCTCGGTCAGCCTGCGCCACGGCGGGGGCGGCATCGGCTCGGCCCTGTACGAGCGCATCCGCGAGGAGGCCCTGGCCCTGGGCGACACCGTCCTGTTTTTCGAATGCCTGCCCGATGACCCGGCCCTGTGCCCGCAGCCCGACATCCTCAAGGAGAACAAGGCCCGGCTCGCCTTCTACGAACGATACGGCGCGCGTCCCATCACCGGCACGGCCTACGAGACCCCGCTCACTCCGGGCGGCGATTGCCCGCCCTACCTGGTGGTCGACCCTCTGGGCAGACGGCTCAAGCTGACGCGTGCCCGCATCCGGGCCATTGTCCGGGCCATCCTGACCCGCAAATACGGCGACATCTGCCCGGCGGAGTACACGGACATGGTGGTCGCCTCCTTCACCACCGGCGATCTCGCCCTGCGCCCGCCGCGGTATGCCGCGAGCGAGACCACAGCGCCCGCCACGACCATGAGCCGCGACCGGCGCATCGCCCTGGTGGTCAACGACCGCCACGACATCCACCATGTGCGCGAGCGCGGCTACGTGGAGGCACCGGTGCGCATCGCCAAGATATACAAGGAGCTGGAGCGCAGCGGCCTGTTCGATGAACTGGCCGTGCACCACTTTCCGGAATCGGTCATCACTGCCGTGCACGACAAGGGATACGTCGATTATTTCAGGCGGGTCTGCGCCGGGCTGCCTGCGAACAAGTCCATCTACCCCTATGTCTTTCCCATCCGCAACGCCGCCCGCCCGCCGCGCGAACTGCCGGTGCGCGCGGGCTACTACTGCATGGACACCTTCACCCCGCTCAACGGCAACGCCTGGAAGGCGGCCAAACGCGCCGTGGACTGCGGGCTGACCGCGGCCCAGGCCCTGACAGACGGTCGCAGACTCGCCTACGCCCTGGTGCGCCCGCCCGGCCACCATGCCGAGCGCAAGGCGTTCGGCGGGTTCTGCTACTTCAATACCGGCGCCGTGGCCGCCCACTGGCTCTCGCGGCTTGGCCGCGTGGCCGTGCTCGACATCGACTACCACCACGGCAACGGCACCCAGAACATCTTCTACAAGCGCGACGACGTGCTGACCCTGTCCATCCACGGCCACCCCCGGTTCGCCTATCCCTATTTCAGCGGCTTCACCGAAGAGACGGGCAAGGACCAGGGGTTGGGCTACAACCGCAACTTCCCCCTGCTCGAACGGGTGGACGGCGAAAAATACCGCAACACCCTGATCCGGGCGCTGGCCCTGGTCCGCGACTTCGACCCCACCTTTCTCGTCGTCTCCCTGGGGCTGGACCCGGCCAAGGGAGACCCCACGGGCACATGGAGCCTGACCGCCCGCGATTTCGCGGCCAACGGGCAGCTCATCGGCAGGCTCGGCCTGCGCACCCTGGTGGTCCAGGAGGGCGGCTACCTGATCCGCTCCCTGGGAATCAACGCCCGCAGCTTCTTCCAGGGGTTGCACACCGGCATGGCAAGGGACGCGGCCAAGGCCGCCCAGCGATAG
- a CDS encoding D-alanine--D-alanine ligase family protein, with protein MNIGMTYDLKDDYLKEGLSCEEAAEFDSEVTIAGIERVLTGLGHAVDRIGNISALVARLAAGDRWDMVFNIAEGLHGLGREAQVPALLDAWSIPYSFSGPELMALTLHKGWTNAVVRSLGVATADFAVVTRIEDVDSMSLPFPLFVKPVAEGTSKGITERSLVRDPAALREVCADLLTTFRQPALVETYLPGREFTVGLLGSGDESRVAGVIEVRAVGKGDATAYTYENKQDWTRRVAYELVDDEVAMAAASLALKAWRGLGCLDAGRIDVRLGADGAPRFIEVNPLPGLNPESSDLPILWRLGGKSYDALIREIFHSAARRKARNNGNREVTP; from the coding sequence ATGAATATCGGCATGACCTACGACCTCAAGGACGACTACCTCAAAGAGGGGCTGTCGTGCGAAGAGGCCGCAGAGTTCGACTCCGAGGTGACCATCGCGGGCATCGAGCGGGTGCTCACCGGGCTCGGCCATGCGGTGGACCGCATCGGCAACATCTCGGCCCTGGTCGCGCGCCTGGCCGCGGGCGACCGGTGGGACATGGTCTTCAACATCGCCGAGGGGCTCCACGGCCTGGGGCGCGAGGCCCAGGTTCCGGCCCTGCTCGACGCGTGGTCCATTCCCTACTCCTTCTCCGGGCCGGAGCTGATGGCCCTGACCCTGCACAAGGGCTGGACCAACGCGGTGGTCCGCTCCCTTGGCGTAGCCACCGCCGACTTTGCGGTGGTCACCCGGATCGAAGATGTGGACTCAATGTCCCTGCCCTTCCCGCTCTTTGTCAAACCCGTGGCCGAGGGCACCAGCAAGGGCATCACCGAGCGCTCCCTGGTCCGCGACCCCGCGGCCCTGCGCGAGGTCTGCGCCGACCTGCTGACCACTTTCCGCCAGCCCGCGCTGGTGGAGACCTACCTGCCGGGCAGGGAGTTCACCGTCGGGCTGCTGGGCAGCGGCGACGAGAGCCGCGTGGCCGGGGTCATCGAGGTCAGGGCCGTGGGCAAGGGCGACGCCACGGCCTACACCTATGAAAACAAGCAGGACTGGACCCGGCGTGTTGCCTACGAACTGGTGGACGACGAGGTCGCCATGGCCGCCGCGAGCCTGGCCCTCAAGGCGTGGCGGGGCCTGGGCTGCCTGGACGCAGGCCGCATCGACGTGCGCCTGGGCGCGGACGGCGCGCCCCGCTTCATCGAGGTCAACCCGCTGCCCGGCCTCAACCCCGAGAGTTCGGACCTGCCCATCCTGTGGCGCCTGGGCGGCAAATCGTATGACGCCCTGATCCGGGAAATATTTCACTCCGCCGCCCGCCGCAAGGCGCGAAACAACGGCAACCGCGAGGTCACACCATGA
- a CDS encoding beta-phosphoglucomutase family hydrolase, with amino-acid sequence MAAIALKGVVFDLDGVITRTASVHAQAWETAFNEFLKLHSEEKNVPFEPFDRTKDYQNHVDGKPRFEGVLSFLKSRNIRLPAGEPDDSPGTDTICAVGNRKNELYQRILREEGPEVFASSVRLIDALKTRGVGVAVATSSRNCMLVLELAGIDTLFDAHVDGVVSEERGLKGKPEPDIFIAAARELGCNPGECVVVEDAISGVQAGRAGNFGMTLGVARNTPGELLLRFGADKVVSDLGEITADDLFDWFETGMASDEWYLTYSGFDPGDEKLRETLTAVGNGYLGTRGAYECECSSYYFYPGTYISGVFNKTASQVQGRDVWNNDMVNCPNWLPVEFRIGQGEFVSPLSMEILSYSHRLDMRTGVMSRDMVVKDQVGRITRIASRRLVSMADCHLCALRFDLTPLNYSSRITLRSSIDGNVENNGVARYASLNTRHLRRIGGGQTPDGIFLHMETSHSRYQVVMAAKCVVLVDGKPLRVQRKVVQNEARVSEEVCVSAMENTRYTLEKFVYVRTSLDQEPGDLMELCLDGLRGVRTFAGVHGPHARSWKGLWQKADIRVTGDRFVQRVLRLHIYHLLVTASPHNVDRDAGMPARGLHGEAYRGHIFWDELYILPFFDSNYPEISRSLLMYRYNRLDAARAYARENGQVGAMFPWQTADDGSEETQEVHYNPESKKWDPDLSRRQRHVSIAVFVNVWRYVEWSGDTSFLRKFGAEMMLDIARFWGGIARFDEVTGRYHIEGIMGPDEFHERLPGSPTPGVRDNAYTNIMVVWLLEKALETLDALPPKVRDAVTARIGLTGSEVAKWKDMITKLNVIMTKDGIISQFDGYMDLKELDWEGYRKRFYSIHRMDRILKAENDSPDNYKVAKQADTLMIWYVLEPDEVARILTQLGHRIDDPIRLLRDNYDYYEQRTSHGSTLSKVVHAVISRYIHPSGVSWDWFMEAMHSDIEDTQGGTTIEGIHTGVMAGTLEVVKQDFAGLNMSSTPMKVDPDLPPHWGEVRLSFVWRKVWFDLSITHDRVNMTAYHQGDRALPVEIFGKPYTLRPGMTVEAVRQETLRD; translated from the coding sequence GTGGCTGCAATTGCTCTCAAAGGCGTCGTTTTTGATCTTGACGGCGTGATCACCCGAACCGCAAGCGTCCATGCCCAGGCATGGGAGACCGCGTTCAACGAGTTCCTCAAACTCCACTCCGAAGAGAAGAACGTCCCCTTCGAGCCGTTTGACCGGACCAAGGACTACCAGAATCACGTGGATGGCAAGCCCCGCTTCGAGGGCGTCCTGAGCTTCCTCAAATCGCGCAATATCCGGCTGCCTGCCGGCGAGCCGGACGATTCGCCCGGCACGGACACCATCTGCGCCGTGGGCAACCGCAAGAACGAGCTGTACCAGAGAATCCTGCGCGAGGAAGGCCCGGAAGTCTTTGCAAGCTCGGTGCGTCTGATCGATGCCCTCAAGACGCGCGGGGTGGGTGTGGCCGTGGCCACCTCCAGCCGCAACTGCATGCTCGTGCTTGAGCTGGCCGGGATCGACACCCTGTTCGACGCCCATGTGGACGGCGTGGTCTCGGAAGAGCGCGGCCTCAAGGGCAAGCCCGAGCCGGACATATTCATCGCCGCAGCCAGGGAGCTTGGCTGCAATCCCGGCGAATGCGTGGTGGTGGAGGACGCCATCTCCGGGGTCCAGGCCGGGCGCGCGGGCAATTTCGGCATGACGCTGGGCGTGGCCCGCAACACGCCGGGCGAGCTGCTGCTGCGCTTTGGCGCGGACAAGGTCGTCTCCGACCTCGGCGAGATCACGGCCGACGACCTCTTCGACTGGTTCGAGACGGGCATGGCCAGCGACGAGTGGTACCTGACCTACTCCGGGTTTGACCCCGGCGACGAGAAGCTGCGCGAGACCCTGACCGCTGTTGGCAACGGCTACCTCGGCACGCGCGGGGCCTACGAGTGCGAGTGCTCATCCTACTATTTCTATCCCGGCACCTACATCTCCGGGGTGTTCAACAAGACCGCCAGCCAGGTGCAGGGGCGCGATGTCTGGAACAACGACATGGTCAACTGCCCCAACTGGCTGCCCGTGGAGTTCCGCATCGGCCAGGGCGAGTTCGTCAGTCCGCTGTCCATGGAGATTCTCAGCTACTCCCACAGGCTGGATATGCGCACAGGGGTCATGTCGCGCGACATGGTGGTCAAGGATCAGGTGGGCCGGATCACGCGCATCGCCTCGCGCCGTCTCGTGTCCATGGCCGATTGCCACCTGTGCGCTCTGCGTTTCGACCTGACGCCACTCAACTACTCGTCGCGCATCACCCTGCGCTCGTCCATCGACGGCAATGTCGAGAACAATGGCGTGGCCCGCTACGCCTCGCTCAACACCCGCCACCTGCGTCGGATCGGCGGCGGCCAAACCCCGGACGGTATCTTCCTGCACATGGAGACCAGCCACTCGCGCTATCAGGTGGTCATGGCCGCCAAGTGCGTGGTGCTCGTAGACGGCAAGCCCCTGCGCGTGCAGCGCAAGGTGGTCCAGAACGAGGCCAGGGTATCCGAGGAAGTGTGCGTGTCCGCCATGGAGAACACCCGGTACACCCTGGAGAAGTTCGTCTATGTGCGCACCTCGCTGGACCAGGAGCCGGGCGACCTCATGGAGCTGTGCCTCGACGGGTTGCGCGGTGTGCGCACCTTTGCCGGGGTCCATGGCCCCCACGCCAGGAGTTGGAAGGGGCTGTGGCAGAAGGCGGACATCCGGGTCACGGGCGACCGGTTTGTGCAGCGCGTGCTGCGACTGCACATCTACCACCTGCTGGTCACGGCCAGCCCACACAACGTCGACCGCGACGCGGGCATGCCCGCCCGCGGCCTGCACGGCGAGGCGTACCGGGGCCACATCTTCTGGGACGAGCTGTACATCCTGCCGTTTTTTGATTCCAACTATCCGGAAATCTCCCGCTCCCTGCTCATGTACCGCTACAACCGGCTCGACGCGGCCAGGGCATACGCCAGGGAAAACGGGCAGGTCGGGGCCATGTTCCCGTGGCAGACTGCGGACGACGGCTCCGAGGAGACCCAGGAGGTCCACTACAACCCGGAATCCAAGAAGTGGGACCCGGACCTGTCGCGCCGCCAGCGGCACGTTTCCATCGCCGTGTTCGTCAATGTCTGGCGCTATGTCGAATGGAGCGGCGACACGTCGTTCCTCAGGAAATTCGGGGCCGAGATGATGCTCGACATCGCCCGCTTCTGGGGCGGCATCGCCCGCTTCGACGAGGTCACGGGCAGGTACCACATCGAGGGCATCATGGGTCCAGACGAATTCCACGAGAGGCTGCCGGGCAGCCCGACGCCGGGCGTCAGGGACAATGCCTACACCAACATCATGGTGGTCTGGCTGCTCGAAAAGGCGCTGGAAACCCTTGATGCACTGCCGCCAAAGGTGCGCGATGCGGTGACCGCCAGGATCGGCCTGACCGGGAGCGAGGTGGCCAAGTGGAAGGACATGATCACCAAGCTCAACGTGATCATGACCAAGGACGGCATCATCAGCCAGTTCGACGGCTACATGGACCTCAAGGAACTGGATTGGGAGGGGTACCGCAAGCGGTTCTACTCCATCCACCGCATGGACCGCATCCTCAAGGCCGAGAACGACTCGCCCGACAATTACAAGGTGGCCAAGCAGGCGGACACGCTCATGATCTGGTACGTGCTCGAACCGGACGAGGTGGCCCGCATTCTGACCCAACTGGGACACCGCATCGACGACCCCATCAGGCTGCTGCGCGACAACTACGACTACTACGAGCAACGCACCAGCCATGGCTCGACCCTGTCCAAGGTGGTGCACGCGGTCATCTCGCGCTACATCCATCCGAGCGGGGTCTCCTGGGACTGGTTCATGGAGGCTATGCACAGCGACATCGAGGACACCCAGGGCGGCACCACCATCGAGGGCATCCATACCGGCGTCATGGCCGGGACCCTGGAGGTGGTCAAGCAGGACTTTGCCGGGCTGAACATGTCGTCCACGCCCATGAAGGTGGACCCGGACCTGCCGCCCCACTGGGGCGAGGTCCGTCTGAGCTTTGTCTGGCGCAAGGTCTGGTTCGACCTCAGCATCACCCATGACAGGGTCAACATGACCGCCTATCACCAGGGCGACAGGGCGCTGCCGGTTGAGATATTCGGCAAACCCTACACGCTGAGGCCGGGCATGACCGTCGAGGCCGTGCGCCAAGAGACCCTGCGCGATTAA
- a CDS encoding histidine phosphatase family protein: MHFPIEFHPGSGIRLYLLRHGQVAQVTPRRFLGQRDVALDAHGIIQARAMGQALAQVSFDAVVCSDLERARQTARLVLAGRQLTATPTPLLREIALGDWEGLTVDEVRRQYPGEYERRGADMAGYRTPGGESFGDVQTRAVRFLHSLEPLSGDILAVAHGGFNRALLCHATGLDLSALFSIDQDYCGLNVLERTGDGWTVLGTNLRCGQATPESNSTPS; this comes from the coding sequence ATCCATTTTCCTATTGAGTTCCACCCCGGATCAGGGATCAGGCTGTATCTGCTGCGCCACGGCCAGGTGGCCCAGGTGACGCCCAGACGTTTTCTGGGGCAGCGCGACGTGGCGCTTGATGCCCACGGAATCATTCAGGCCCGCGCCATGGGCCAAGCCCTTGCCCAGGTGTCTTTTGACGCGGTCGTGTGCAGCGACCTTGAGCGCGCGCGGCAGACGGCCCGGCTCGTCCTGGCCGGGCGGCAACTGACGGCCACACCGACGCCCCTGCTGCGCGAGATCGCCCTGGGGGACTGGGAGGGACTGACCGTGGACGAGGTGCGCCGCCAATACCCCGGAGAGTACGAGCGGCGCGGCGCGGACATGGCCGGATACCGCACGCCCGGAGGCGAGAGTTTTGGCGACGTGCAGACGCGCGCCGTCCGCTTCCTCCACTCGCTCGAACCGTTGTCGGGCGACATCCTGGCCGTGGCCCACGGCGGGTTCAACCGGGCGCTGCTCTGCCATGCCACAGGCCTCGATCTGTCGGCCCTCTTCTCCATCGACCAGGATTACTGCGGCCTGAATGTGCTGGAACGTACCGGGGACGGGTGGACTGTCCTGGGGACGAACCTGCGTTGCGGCCAGGCGACCCCAGAGTCGAATTCAACCCCTTCCTGA
- a CDS encoding DUF4139 domain-containing protein — translation MSKSNTFNFFALVLSLALPLALPAVSHGAGTTGAALAVYNSGRALVEETRSVTLPKGPARVVFKDVPATLEPGSVRASAPGMRVLGLEYASQPITVQSLLDRYVGRELTVILPDPADATARTLRKATLLSNEGAPIFLVGDEVYVGSYEALLLPELPADLTREPTLALLTENENAGKQDVRLTYLMGGLTWRADYTLTVGPSGDSGSLDAWATLENQSGYSHSGAALKLVAGDVRQAPAPRMAKGLMMTRAMNEGMDSAAQPVEESFSEYHVYTVEQPVDLPGSGMVQLSLFSAPNVTLAQELSSRFQSGIGQMSGPVKQAADLTLRLDNIEKNGLGKPMPAGLVRVFMPASDKRLLLAGESQVGHVGRGGEIRLTLGRSFDVAVTRTQTGFARLGKNSVEMTWRIEVQNGKKAPQAISLTDGYPGQWTVTAADQAYTTPDSGSLQFDLTVPPSHDGKPTVVNYTVQVTY, via the coding sequence ATGTCGAAATCAAACACTTTTAATTTCTTTGCCCTAGTCCTGTCTCTTGCTCTGCCTCTGGCGCTGCCCGCAGTCTCGCACGGGGCCGGAACCACCGGGGCCGCATTGGCCGTGTACAATTCTGGCCGTGCCCTGGTGGAGGAAACGCGCAGCGTGACCCTGCCCAAGGGACCGGCCAGGGTCGTGTTCAAGGATGTCCCCGCCACCCTGGAGCCCGGCTCTGTGCGCGCCTCGGCACCGGGCATGCGCGTCCTCGGCCTGGAGTACGCCTCGCAGCCCATCACGGTGCAGAGCCTGCTCGACCGTTATGTGGGCCGCGAGCTGACCGTGATCCTGCCGGACCCGGCGGACGCCACGGCCCGGACCTTGCGCAAGGCGACCCTGCTCTCGAACGAGGGCGCGCCGATATTTCTGGTGGGCGACGAGGTCTATGTGGGCAGCTACGAGGCCCTGCTCCTCCCCGAACTGCCAGCGGACCTGACCCGGGAGCCGACCCTGGCTCTGCTCACCGAGAACGAGAACGCAGGCAAGCAGGACGTGCGCCTGACCTACCTTATGGGCGGGCTCACCTGGCGGGCGGACTATACTTTGACCGTGGGGCCTTCTGGTGACTCCGGCTCCCTGGACGCCTGGGCCACGCTGGAAAACCAGTCGGGCTACAGCCACAGCGGGGCGGCCCTCAAGCTGGTGGCGGGCGATGTGCGCCAGGCTCCGGCCCCCCGGATGGCCAAGGGGCTGATGATGACCAGGGCCATGAACGAAGGCATGGACTCGGCAGCACAGCCGGTGGAGGAGTCGTTTTCCGAATACCACGTCTACACCGTGGAGCAGCCGGTGGACCTGCCCGGTTCGGGCATGGTTCAGCTCAGTCTCTTCTCGGCTCCCAACGTAACGCTTGCGCAGGAGCTTTCGAGCCGCTTCCAGTCCGGGATCGGCCAGATGTCCGGCCCGGTCAAACAGGCGGCGGACCTGACCCTGCGCCTGGACAACATCGAGAAAAATGGCCTTGGCAAGCCCATGCCCGCCGGGTTGGTGCGCGTCTTCATGCCCGCCTCGGACAAGCGGCTGCTCCTGGCGGGCGAGTCCCAGGTAGGCCATGTGGGTCGTGGCGGCGAGATCAGGCTCACCCTGGGCCGCTCCTTTGACGTGGCGGTCACGCGCACCCAGACCGGCTTTGCGAGGCTGGGCAAGAATTCCGTGGAGATGACGTGGCGCATCGAGGTGCAAAACGGCAAGAAAGCGCCTCAGGCGATCAGCCTGACTGACGGCTATCCGGGCCAGTGGACCGTGACCGCAGCCGATCAGGCCTATACCACGCCCGATTCCGGAAGCCTGCAATTCGATCTGACCGTGCCGCCGTCACACGACGGCAAGCCGACCGTTGTCAACTACACCGTCCAGGTGACCTACTAG
- a CDS encoding D-alanine--D-alanine ligase family protein produces MRRTAAIVRNRVPRGAASDVADVIDQSRFVSRVLRELGWSVVEVELGSDLGEAVSTLQGIRPGVVFNLVESIMDSDELANLTPVIFRKLGLPFTGADSSVLFLTNDKLAAKRHMQSVGLPTPAGVDETGLKRGRFPGPGRYIVKSRCEHASLGLDETSVVNVKTADELLAAMAARRHKLGGSCLAERFIDGREFSVSLLETAHHASVVLGSAEIVFRADMPVKIVGYDAKWEEGSDADLSTVRGFAFRKAEPGLAARLEQTARDCWDEMGLSGYARVDFRVDAEGALSIIDVNANPCLSENAGFMATARESGRKPSDVISAIVDGALRRHVGERKAA; encoded by the coding sequence ATGAGACGGACCGCAGCCATCGTCAGAAACCGGGTCCCGCGCGGAGCCGCCAGCGACGTGGCCGATGTCATCGACCAGAGCCGGTTCGTCAGCCGTGTCCTGCGCGAGCTGGGCTGGAGCGTGGTCGAGGTGGAGCTCGGCTCGGACCTGGGCGAGGCCGTGAGCACGCTCCAGGGCATTCGGCCCGGCGTGGTCTTCAACCTCGTTGAGAGCATCATGGATTCCGACGAACTGGCCAACCTGACACCGGTCATCTTCCGCAAGCTCGGCCTGCCCTTCACCGGGGCGGACAGCTCTGTGCTGTTCCTGACCAACGACAAGCTGGCCGCCAAACGGCACATGCAGTCCGTGGGCCTGCCCACCCCGGCGGGCGTGGACGAGACCGGCCTCAAGCGGGGCCGCTTCCCCGGGCCGGGCCGCTACATCGTCAAGAGCCGGTGCGAGCATGCCTCCCTGGGCCTTGACGAAACCTCGGTGGTCAATGTCAAGACCGCCGACGAGTTGCTGGCCGCCATGGCCGCCCGCCGCCACAAGCTGGGCGGGTCCTGCCTGGCAGAGCGGTTCATTGATGGCCGCGAGTTCAGCGTCTCCCTGCTCGAAACCGCACACCACGCCTCCGTGGTCCTCGGCTCGGCGGAGATCGTCTTCCGGGCCGACATGCCGGTCAAGATCGTGGGCTACGACGCCAAGTGGGAAGAGGGGTCGGACGCGGACCTGTCCACGGTGCGCGGGTTCGCTTTTCGCAAGGCCGAGCCCGGACTGGCCGCGCGCCTGGAGCAGACCGCCCGCGACTGTTGGGACGAGATGGGACTGAGCGGCTACGCCCGTGTGGATTTCAGGGTGGACGCCGAGGGTGCCCTGTCCATCATCGATGTCAACGCCAACCCCTGCCTCTCGGAAAACGCCGGGTTCATGGCCACGGCCAGGGAGTCGGGCAGAAAGCCGTCCGATGTCATTTCGGCCATCGTGGACGGCGCGCTCAGGCGGCACGTCGGCGAAAGAAAGGCGGCCTGA
- a CDS encoding KamA family radical SAM protein translates to MIEIAACTEQEPPLPLVSEHETAEEARTDAPHGDSAYPSLRAFCEHVFPGVTEAQWNDWRWQIDNRILDVDMVEKILGYSRAGSMPLGKGLPMAVTPYYLGVAAVAGSASLRRCIEPTIHEFVMDQSEAEDPLGEEGHMVVPGIVHRYPDRVLFLATDYCSTYCRYCTRSRLVGRNGRKHDTKKWKSAIAYIRNTPAIRDVLLSGGDPLTLPDDRLDWLLTELRAIPHVEIIRIGTKVPAVLPQRITPELTAMLRKHHPLFISLHFAHPDELTAETVRACTMLADAGIPLGSQTVLLKGVNDDTNTMKRLMQGLLKARVRPYYLYQCDPIPGSAHFRTRVEKGLEIIQGLRGHTSGYAVPSYVIDAPGGGGKIPLLPEYYVGRDERGVILRNYEGNIYTYPDPEPATATRLLEEVE, encoded by the coding sequence ATGATTGAGATCGCAGCATGCACCGAACAGGAGCCTCCCCTTCCCCTGGTTTCCGAGCATGAAACCGCCGAGGAGGCCCGCACCGACGCCCCCCATGGCGACAGCGCCTACCCGTCCCTGCGCGCCTTTTGCGAGCACGTTTTTCCGGGAGTGACCGAAGCGCAGTGGAACGACTGGCGCTGGCAGATCGACAACCGCATCCTTGACGTGGACATGGTTGAAAAGATCCTTGGTTACTCCCGCGCCGGGTCCATGCCCCTTGGCAAGGGACTGCCCATGGCCGTGACCCCCTACTACCTCGGCGTGGCCGCCGTGGCCGGGTCCGCGAGCCTGCGCCGGTGCATCGAGCCGACCATCCACGAATTCGTCATGGACCAGAGCGAGGCCGAAGACCCGCTGGGCGAGGAAGGCCACATGGTCGTGCCCGGCATCGTCCACCGCTATCCCGACCGGGTCCTGTTCCTGGCCACCGACTACTGCTCCACCTACTGCCGCTACTGCACCCGCTCCCGGCTGGTGGGCAGGAATGGCCGCAAGCACGACACCAAGAAATGGAAAAGCGCCATCGCCTATATCAGGAACACCCCGGCCATCCGCGACGTGCTCCTGTCCGGCGGCGATCCGCTGACCCTGCCCGACGACCGGCTCGACTGGCTGCTCACCGAGCTGCGCGCCATTCCCCATGTGGAGATCATCCGCATCGGGACCAAGGTGCCCGCCGTGCTGCCCCAGCGCATCACGCCGGAGCTGACGGCCATGCTCAGGAAGCACCATCCGCTTTTCATCAGCCTGCATTTCGCCCACCCGGACGAGCTGACGGCAGAGACCGTGCGCGCCTGCACCATGCTGGCCGACGCGGGTATTCCGCTGGGCAGCCAGACCGTGTTGCTCAAGGGCGTCAACGACGACACCAACACCATGAAGCGGCTCATGCAGGGGCTGCTCAAGGCGCGGGTGCGTCCCTACTACCTCTACCAGTGCGACCCCATCCCCGGCTCGGCCCACTTCAGGACGCGCGTGGAAAAGGGGCTTGAAATCATCCAGGGGCTGCGCGGCCACACCTCGGGCTATGCAGTGCCCAGCTACGTCATCGACGCCCCGGGCGGCGGCGGCAAGATTCCCCTGCTGCCCGAATACTACGTGGGCCGCGACGAGCGCGGCGTGATCCTGCGCAACTACGAGGGCAACATCTACACCTACCCCGATCCCGAACCAGCCACCGCCACCCGGCTCCTTGAGGAAGTGGAATGA
- a CDS encoding GNAT family N-acetyltransferase, producing MSEPEIVPMDIEFGDELAVEDVRTLCALAAETRFFSEEEVLIVEELAWAAITEGEESGYHFLLARPAGDRQAAPVGFACFGQVPCTCGSWDLYWIVVDQAMQGHGLGRRILRESERRVLALGGRKMFLETSSREQYTPTRGFYEACGYRLESRLLDYYDRGEDCHIYTRTLD from the coding sequence GTGAGCGAACCTGAAATCGTCCCCATGGACATCGAGTTTGGTGACGAGCTGGCCGTGGAGGATGTGCGCACCCTCTGCGCCCTGGCCGCCGAGACCCGCTTCTTTTCGGAAGAGGAGGTGCTCATCGTGGAGGAGCTGGCCTGGGCGGCCATCACCGAGGGCGAGGAGAGCGGCTACCACTTCCTGCTGGCCCGGCCCGCAGGGGACAGACAGGCCGCGCCTGTCGGTTTTGCCTGCTTCGGGCAGGTGCCGTGCACGTGCGGCAGCTGGGACCTCTACTGGATCGTGGTCGATCAGGCCATGCAGGGCCACGGCCTGGGCAGGCGCATCCTGCGCGAATCCGAGCGGCGAGTGCTCGCCCTTGGCGGGCGCAAGATGTTTCTTGAGACCTCGTCGCGCGAGCAGTACACTCCCACCAGAGGCTTCTACGAGGCGTGCGGCTACCGGCTCGAATCACGCCTGCTCGATTATTATGACCGGGGCGAGGACTGCCACATCTACACCAGAACCCTCGACTGA